A part of Lacibacter sp. H407 genomic DNA contains:
- a CDS encoding type I restriction-modification system subunit M, translating to MLTDNKLKSQIDALWNRFWSGGITNPLTAIEQMSYLIFLKRLEDLENARSRKAARKKEDYTSVYERYMQWRRKEEGVGNLPTELKNDKQGDKLKWSYWSQLPGEEMLGFVRDHVFHFLRNMGNDGSSFTQYMKDAVCIIPKASLLQEAVKIIEDLHISEQNADVQGDMYEYLLNQLSSSGKNGQFRTPRHIIRMITRMVDPKIGQRICDPAAGSAGFLVSAYEHILEQNTSKDILTYDEEDKAHNLIGDQITDAKAHKFLKSKAITGFDNDSTMVRIGAMNLMLHGIDDPHFIYSDALSKSFEERNLYDVVLANPPFKGSIDESDINARFKTKTKKTELLFMELIYDLLVMGGRAGVIVPDGVLFGTSNAHVAVRQLLVDHCQLQGIVSMPSGVFKPYAGVSTAILLFTKGGVTNKVWFYDMQADGFSLDDKRQKIAADDTKEIIAEYHKWQSKPAAYKPTSKKVILVDVEDIKKNKYDLSISRYKPVEYTAVQYEQPDVILDKLMMMEEEIGYIVKSLKNSVNQKNIR from the coding sequence ATGCTCACCGATAACAAACTCAAATCACAAATAGATGCCCTCTGGAATCGTTTCTGGAGCGGGGGGATCACCAATCCGTTAACAGCCATTGAGCAAATGAGCTATCTCATTTTTCTAAAGCGGCTCGAAGACCTGGAGAATGCACGCTCACGTAAAGCAGCACGCAAAAAAGAAGACTATACCAGTGTATACGAACGCTACATGCAGTGGCGGCGTAAAGAAGAAGGCGTTGGCAACCTGCCCACCGAATTAAAAAACGATAAGCAAGGCGACAAACTCAAATGGAGTTACTGGAGCCAGCTGCCCGGCGAAGAAATGCTGGGCTTTGTTCGGGATCATGTATTTCATTTTCTGCGCAACATGGGCAACGATGGCAGCAGCTTTACCCAATACATGAAAGATGCCGTATGTATTATACCCAAAGCATCGCTGTTGCAGGAAGCGGTAAAAATTATTGAAGACCTTCACATCAGCGAACAGAATGCCGATGTACAGGGCGATATGTATGAGTACCTGCTCAACCAGCTCAGCAGCAGTGGTAAAAACGGACAGTTCCGCACACCACGCCACATCATCCGTATGATTACACGTATGGTTGATCCAAAAATCGGTCAACGCATTTGCGATCCTGCAGCAGGTAGTGCCGGTTTCCTGGTAAGTGCATACGAACATATACTGGAACAAAACACCAGCAAGGATATTCTTACCTACGATGAGGAAGACAAAGCACATAATCTTATTGGCGATCAGATAACCGATGCCAAAGCACACAAGTTTTTAAAAAGTAAAGCCATTACCGGTTTTGATAACGATAGTACCATGGTGCGTATTGGTGCCATGAACCTGATGCTGCACGGTATTGATGATCCGCATTTTATTTACAGCGATGCACTCAGCAAAAGTTTTGAAGAACGGAATTTGTACGATGTAGTGCTGGCCAATCCACCGTTTAAAGGAAGCATTGATGAAAGCGATATCAATGCACGTTTTAAAACCAAGACCAAGAAAACGGAGTTGCTGTTTATGGAACTCATTTACGATTTGCTGGTGATGGGTGGCCGTGCCGGTGTAATTGTGCCCGATGGTGTATTGTTTGGAACCAGCAATGCACATGTAGCGGTGCGTCAGTTGTTGGTTGATCATTGCCAGTTGCAGGGCATTGTAAGTATGCCCAGCGGTGTGTTTAAACCCTATGCCGGAGTAAGCACTGCCATCTTGCTGTTTACCAAAGGCGGTGTTACCAATAAGGTTTGGTTTTACGATATGCAGGCCGATGGTTTTAGTCTTGATGATAAACGACAGAAGATTGCTGCTGATGATACCAAAGAAATTATTGCAGAGTATCACAAATGGCAAAGCAAACCTGCTGCCTACAAACCAACCAGTAAGAAAGTGATATTGGTTGATGTGGAAGATATTAAAAAGAACAAATACGATCTCAGCATCAGCCGTTACAAACCGGTGGAGTACACGGCTGTGCAGTACGAACAACCCGATGTAATATTAGACAAGCTGATGATGATGGAAGAAGAGATCGGGTATATTGTTAAGTCGTTGAAAAACAGCGTAAATCAAAAAAATATTAGGTGA
- a CDS encoding protein-export chaperone SecB codes for MKVKPSPLELVDFFVVNYQFEFVHPKEDVEIRTVFDAYPVEIDFGMRLLEDGLHQVAMKTVINRNEEQMAGYAISCEAVGIFKIQNVESEEEKQNLLVRSALAMLLNFVRTYISTVTSHYPMGKYWLPSIDVVDLIKQRNEQAKK; via the coding sequence ATGAAAGTGAAGCCATCCCCGCTTGAGTTGGTTGATTTCTTTGTTGTAAATTATCAATTTGAATTTGTTCATCCAAAAGAAGACGTCGAAATAAGGACTGTATTTGATGCCTATCCTGTGGAGATAGATTTTGGTATGCGTTTGCTGGAAGATGGTTTGCACCAGGTTGCAATGAAAACAGTAATTAACCGAAATGAAGAACAAATGGCTGGTTATGCAATTTCATGCGAGGCTGTTGGTATTTTTAAAATTCAGAATGTTGAAAGTGAAGAAGAAAAGCAAAATCTTCTGGTTCGTTCGGCTTTGGCCATGCTTCTGAATTTTGTACGCACATATATCTCAACCGTTACTTCACATTATCCAATGGGTAAATATTGGTTGCCAAGTATTGACGTTGTAGATTTAATTAAACAACGTAATGAACAAGCAAAGAAGTAA
- a CDS encoding restriction endonuclease subunit S: protein MFRQKKKYRVSELFDVVSGSTPSTSKAEYWSSDDLGIKWITPKDLSRLGTAYINKTERKISVKGLQSCSAHKIPAQSIIISSRAPIGYVAILNDEMACNQGCKALIPKNAKEIDPLYFYYLLLTSEKELNNLGSGSTFKELSKTKLEEFVIAVHDIKDQKDISQILEQADKARQQRKEANALTDQFLQSSFLSLFGDPVKNEKGWGVKRLDDVCDFENGDRSSNYPSGNEVVRSGVLFINSANINDFRFVPENPNFITEEKYASLRSGRCQRGDIIFTLRGNGLGKCCVFDGIYDEGFINAQLVILKSFRNINSYFLIGQLKEPRMFEQIWKLGSGSAQPQLSASQLKSLNIIVPPLSLQQQFAAIVAQAETLRKKQQENEQELEQLFQALLQKYFG, encoded by the coding sequence ATGTTTAGACAAAAAAAGAAGTATCGTGTATCGGAATTGTTTGATGTTGTATCCGGATCAACACCTTCAACTTCCAAAGCGGAATACTGGAGCTCTGATGATTTGGGAATTAAGTGGATCACTCCAAAAGATTTAAGTCGATTAGGAACTGCGTACATCAACAAAACAGAACGGAAAATTTCTGTGAAAGGATTGCAAAGTTGTTCTGCTCATAAAATTCCTGCTCAAAGTATAATCATCTCAAGCCGAGCACCTATTGGATATGTTGCAATATTGAATGATGAAATGGCTTGTAACCAAGGATGCAAGGCTTTAATTCCCAAAAATGCAAAAGAAATTGATCCGCTTTATTTTTATTATCTACTGTTAACAAGCGAAAAAGAGTTGAATAATTTAGGTAGTGGTTCAACATTTAAAGAATTGTCTAAAACGAAGCTTGAGGAATTTGTAATAGCAGTTCATGATATTAAAGATCAGAAGGACATAAGCCAAATATTAGAACAAGCCGACAAAGCCCGTCAGCAACGCAAAGAAGCCAATGCACTTACCGATCAATTTTTGCAAAGCAGTTTTCTTTCGCTCTTTGGTGATCCGGTGAAGAATGAGAAGGGGTGGGGAGTGAAAAGATTAGATGACGTTTGCGATTTTGAGAATGGTGACAGGTCTTCAAATTACCCCAGTGGAAACGAAGTGGTAAGAAGTGGAGTTCTCTTTATTAATTCTGCGAATATAAATGACTTCAGATTTGTTCCCGAGAATCCAAATTTTATTACGGAAGAAAAGTATGCTTCCTTGAGAAGCGGTAGGTGCCAAAGGGGGGATATAATTTTTACACTACGAGGAAACGGCCTTGGCAAGTGTTGTGTTTTTGATGGGATTTATGATGAAGGATTTATAAATGCTCAATTAGTGATTTTAAAATCGTTTAGAAATATTAATAGCTATTTTTTGATTGGACAATTAAAAGAGCCTAGAATGTTCGAGCAAATTTGGAAACTAGGATCTGGTTCTGCGCAACCACAACTATCAGCATCACAATTAAAAAGTTTAAACATAATAGTTCCACCTCTTTCCCTTCAGCAACAATTTGCCGCTATTGTAGCGCAGGCAGAAACCTTGCGTAAAAAGCAGCAGGAAAATGAACAGGAGTTGGAGCAGTTGTTTCAGGCATTATTGCAGAAGTATTTCGGGTAG